One Amaranthus tricolor cultivar Red isolate AtriRed21 chromosome 1, ASM2621246v1, whole genome shotgun sequence DNA window includes the following coding sequences:
- the LOC130800950 gene encoding uncharacterized protein LOC130800950 has protein sequence NNNNNNNNNNNNNNNNNNNNNNNNNNNNNNNNNNNNNNNNNKYYNNNNNNNNNNNNNNNNNNNNNNNNNNNNNYNNNNNNNNNNNNNNNNNNNNNNNNNNNNNNNNNNNNNNNNNNNNNNNNNNNNNNNNNNNNNNNNNNNNNNNNNNNNNNNNNNNNNNNNNNNNNNNNNNNNNNNNNNNNNNNNNINNNNNNNHNNNNNNNNNNNNNHNNNVNNNNNNNNNNNNKYNNNNNNNNNNNNNNNNNNNNNNNNNNNYNNNNNNNNNNNNNNNNNNNNNNNNNNNNNNNNNNNNNNNNNNNNNNNNNNNNNNNNNNNNNNNNNNNNNNNNNNNNNNNNNNNNNNNNNNNNNNNNNNNNNNNNNNNNNNNNNNNNNNNNNNNNNNNNNNNNNNNNNNNKNNNNNNNNNNNNNNHNNNNNNNNNDNNNVNNNNNNNNNNNNKYNNNNNNNNNNNNNNNNNNNNNYNDNNNNNNNNNNNNNNNNNNNNNNNNNNNNNNNNNNNNNINNNNNNNNNNNNNNNNNNNNNNNNNNNNNNNNNNYNNNNNNNNNNNNNNNNNNNNNNNNNNNN, from the coding sequence aataataataataataataacaataataataataataacaataataataataataacaataataataataataacaataataataataataataacaataacaataataacaacaataacaataaatattataataataataataataataataataataataataataataataataataataataataataataataataataataataataataattataataataataataataataataataataataataataataataataataataataataataacaataataataataataacaataataataacaataataacaataataataataataacaataataacaataataataataacaataataacaataataataataataataataataataataataataataataataataataataacaacaataataataataataataataataataacaataataataacaataataataataataataataataataataataataataataataataataataataataataataataataataataataatattaataataataataataataatcataataataataataataataataataataataataataatcataataataatgttaataataacaataacaataataataacaataacaataaatataataataataataataataataataataataataataataataataataataataataataataacaataataataataattataataataataataataataataataataataataataataataataataataacaataataataataataacaataataataacaataataacaataataataataataacaataataacaataataataacaataataacaataataataataataataataataataataataataataataataataataataataataataataataacaacaataataataataataataataataataataataataataataataataataacaataataataacaataataataataataataataataataataataataataataataacaacaacaataataataataataataataataataacaataataataacaataataataataataataataataataataataataataaaaataataataataataataacaacaacaataacaataataatcataataataataataataataataataatgataataataatgttaataataacaataacaataataataacaataacaataaatataataataataataataataataataataataataataataataataacaataataataataattataatgataataataataataataataataataataataataataataataataataataataataataataataacaataataataataataacaataataataacaataataacaatattaataataataacaataataacaataataataataacaataataacaataataataataataataataataataataataataataacaataataataataattacaataataataataataacaataataataataataacaataataataataataataacaataacaataataacaacaataa